In a genomic window of Sarcophilus harrisii chromosome 4, mSarHar1.11, whole genome shotgun sequence:
- the PDE6G gene encoding retinal rod rhodopsin-sensitive cGMP 3',5'-cyclic phosphodiesterase subunit gamma, which yields MNLEPPKSEFRSATRVVGGPVTPRKGPPKFKQRQTRQFKSKPPKKGVQGFGDDIPGMEGLGTDITVICPWEAFNHLELHELAQYGII from the exons ATGAACCTAGAGCCGCCCAAGTCTGAGTTCCGATCGGCCACTAGAGTGGTTGGAGGACCCGTTACACCTAGGAAAGGACCACCCAAATTCAAGCAGCGGCAAACTCGTCAGTTCAAGAGCAAGCCCCCCAAGAAAGGTGTACAAGG TTTTGGCGATGATATTCCTGGAATGGAAGGCTTAGGAACAG aCATAACTGTCATCTGTCCCTGGGAAGCCTTCAACCACTTGGAGCTGCATGAGTTGGCCCAGTATGGCATTATTTAG
- the TSPAN10 gene encoding tetraspanin-10, producing MVEDERTQLLPKVRELEREAGCNEPPSLSFNHAVRIREPIPKKPNGGCSDWGCLPPRAKWPSALAFQGGLPLPLNFWSSCIKYLIFLLNFLFSLLGLLTLVVGLWGFADKESLGSEQLPHLGTDPMLLFVVVGLVVSTVSLAGCVGALCENICLLWFFAGGIFTFLILEILAGILIYALWDQLQDVLDSTMLMAITRYQDDSDLRFLLDEIQFGLRCCGVVSYHDWKLNLYFNCSSPGVQACGLPASCCINPWENGTIINSQCGFGVLRLDEATAQSIVHFEGCSPKLRQWLNQNSWVIRDYAFVTTVIEGLEFLLVTKLVGDIKLRKAND from the exons ATGGTGGAAGATGAAAGAACACAGTTGCTCCCCAAAGTAAGAGAGTTAGAAAGG GAAGCTGGGTGCAATGAGCCACCATCTTTGTCTTTCAACCACGCTGTGAGAATACGGGAACCAATCCCAAAGAAGCCTAATGGAGGTTGCTCTGATTGGGGTTGCCTCCCTCCCCGAGCTAAGTGGCCCTCTGCCCTGGCTTTCCAGGGAggtctccctcttcctcttaaTTTTTGGAGCAGCTGCATCAAGTATTTGATCTTCCTcctgaatttccttttctctcttcttggtCTGCTGACTTTGGTGGTGGGACTGTGGGGCTTTGCAGACAAGGAGTCACTGGGGAGTGAGCAGCTGCCCCACCTGGGTACTGACCCAATGCTGCTGTTTGTGGTGGTGGGACTGGTAGTCAGCACTGTGTCCCTAGCAGGCTGTGTAGGGGCCCTCTGTGAGAACATCTGCCTTCTTTGGTTCTTTGCTGGGGGGATCTTCACTTTCTTGATTCTAGAGATATTGGCAGGAATCTTGATATATGCATTATGGGACCAACTCCAGGATGTACTGGACAGTACCATGCTCATGGCCATTACTCGGTACCAAGATGACTCAGATCTGCgttttcttttggatgaaatcCAGTTCGGTCTAAGGTGCTGTGGGGTAGTCTCCTACCATGACTGGAAACTGAATTT ATACTTTAACTGCAGTTCCCCAGGAGTCCAGGCCTGTGGTCTCCCTGCTTCTTGCTGCATCAACCCCTGGGAAAATGGAACCATCATCAACTCTCAGTGTGGCTTTGGTGTTCTGCGCCTGGATGAGGCTACAGCTCAAAGCATTGTTCATTTTGAGGGATGCAGCCCCAAACTCAGGCAGTGGCTGAACCAGAACAGCTGGGTCATCAGGGACTATGCATTTGTCACCACAGTAATAGAAGGGTTGGAGTTCTTATTGGTTACCAAGTTAGTGGGGGATATTAAACTCAGGAAAGCCAATGACTGA